From a region of the Lactuca sativa cultivar Salinas chromosome 4, Lsat_Salinas_v11, whole genome shotgun sequence genome:
- the LOC111878575 gene encoding MADS-box protein SOC1, whose protein sequence is MVRGKTQMRRIENATSRQVTFSKRRNGLLKKAFELSVLCDAEVALIIFSPRGKLCEFASSSMDDTIERYRNHVKEVQTENSSSVEDAQWQHLKNETEIMAKKIELLEITKRKLLGEGLGSSTIDELQKLEQQLERSVSIIRARKMQVYNEQIQELQAKEQLLASQNAMLNSKCLVQTQERIDEQRAMLQMIECGESSDVETELFIGLPEKRMKLDRQK, encoded by the exons ATGGTGAGAGGAAAGACCCAGATGAGGAGGATAGAAAACGCTACAAGTAGGCAAGTGACTTTCTCCaaaaggagaaatggtctattgAAGAAAGCTTTTGAGCTTTCTGTGCTTTGTGATGCTGAAGTTGCTTTGATTATCTTCTCTCCAAGAGGCAAGCTCTGTGAATTCGCAAGCTCAAG CATGGATGACACTATCGAACGTTACAGGAATCACGTAAAAGAAGTTCAAACTGAGAATTCTTCGAGTGTAGAAGATGCCCAG TGGCAACATTTGAAGAATGAAACAGAAATTATGGCAAAGAAGATAGAACTCCTGGAAATAACTAAAAG GAAACTTTTGGGAGAAGGTCTGGGATCAAGCACCATTGATGAACTACAAAAGCTTGAACAACAGCTAGAGAGGAGTGTATCCATCATTCGTGCTCGAAAG ATGCAAGTATATAATGAACAAATTCAGGAACTCCAAGCAAAG GAGCAATTGTTAGCTTCTCAAAATGCAATGCTAAATTCAAAG TGTCTAGTCCAAACTCAGGAAAGGATTGATGAACAACGAGCCATGTTGCAAATGATTGAATGTGGAGAAAGTTCCGATGTCGAAACAGAATTGTTTATTGGATTACCCGAAAAAAGGATGAAGCTTGATAGACAAAAATGA
- the LOC111878574 gene encoding probable fructokinase-7, which produces MDQTNTKSSSTNKTGYCLPTISNRSAMGDFKRVKSAKDLLVSSSSEDGSKRKKNPQVVCFGELLIDFVPTVSGVSLAEAPGFKKAPGGAPANVAVCVSKLGGSAGFLGKVGDDEFGHMLANILKENNVDNTGMRFDKQARTALAFVTLRSDGEREFMFFRHPSADMLLTEAELDTDLIKKSTIFHYGSISLIEDPCKSAHLAAMKIAKKAGCILSYDPNLRLPLWPSPEAARKGIMSIWDEADVIKISEDEIVFLTGGDDPYDDKVVLTKLFHPNLKLLIVTEGPNGCRYYTKDFHGKVGGVKVKCVDTTGAGDAFVGGLLLNLAANTQLFKDEKKLRDALRFANVCGAITVTERGAIPSLPSKEAVHNKLEESESK; this is translated from the exons atggatcaaacgaacACCAAATCTTCCAGCACCAACAAAACGGGCTATTGTCTTCCAACCATCTCCAATCGATCCGCAATGGGTGACTTCAAGCGTGTAAAGAGCGCTAAAGATTTATTAGTGAGCTCAA GTTCGGAGGATGGAAGCAAAAGAAAAAAGAATCCACAGGTGGTGTGCTTCGGAGAACTTTTGATCGATTTTGTGCCCACAGTCTCCGGTGTTTCACTGGCGGAGGCTCCGGGATTCAAGAAAGCTCCCGGCGGTGCTCCGGCGAATGTTGCAGTTTGTGTATCAAAATTGGGAGGATCTGCAGGTTTTCTTGGCAAGGTTGGGGACGATGAATTTGGTCACATGTTGGCTAACATCCTCAAAGAAAACAATGTCGATAACACAGGAATGAGATTTGACAAACAAGCAAGAACCGCATTGGCATTTGTAACCCTAAGATCCGATGGAGAGCGTGAGTTCATGTTCTTCCGCCATCCAAGTGCTGATATGCTTCTCACAGAGGCAGAACTTGATACAgatttgatcaaaaag TCAACAATCTTTCACTACGGATCCATTAGTTTAATTGAAGATCCATGCAAATCAGCTCACTTAGCTGCAATGAAAATTGCTAAAAAAGCAGGATGCATTCTTTCATATGATCCTAATTTGAGACTACCATTATGGCCATCACCTGAAGCTGCTCGAAAAGGCATCATGAGCATTTGGGATGAAGCAGATGTTATCAAG ATTAGTGAAGATGAAATTGTGTTCTTGACTGGAGGTGATGATCCCTATGATGACAAAGTTGTCTTGACCAAGCTTTTTCACCCAAATCTTAAGTTGTTGATTGTCACTGAAGGTCCTAATGGCTGTAGATACTACACCAAG GATTTTCATGGGAAAGTTGGTGGTGTTAAGGTGAAGTGTGTTGATACAACGGGTGCAGGTGATGCTTTTGTTGGAGGACTCCTTCTCAATTTGGCTGCAAATACTCAATTATTCAAg GATGAAAAGAAGCTGAGAGATGCATTGAGGTTTGCAAATGTTTGTGGGGCCATTACAGTTACAGAGAGAGGAGCGATTCCATCATTGCCTTCAAAGGAAGCTGTTCATAACAAGTTGGAGGAATCAGAATCTAAATAA